From the genome of Methanobacterium petrolearium, one region includes:
- a CDS encoding molybdopterin dinucleotide binding domain-containing protein — protein MTYIKKPVVPKVVKLEEPAAKERKLLNMMLNTGSDIYQGACKKRGSTLKDEYRKVCGVAYMDPKDMAKLGVANWDTVKVTTDWGEVIVSAVHSRDAPHEGTIFIPKGPWANVITSPETYCCCDPTYKGIYCTVETSDEEVLLMADLMRAVYKKYVDDEETIPELESLGEMPVYKKK, from the coding sequence ATGACTTATATAAAAAAACCAGTCGTTCCCAAAGTTGTTAAATTAGAAGAACCAGCAGCAAAAGAACGAAAACTATTAAACATGATGCTGAACACCGGCTCAGACATCTACCAGGGTGCATGTAAAAAAAGAGGCTCAACACTCAAGGATGAATACAGAAAAGTGTGTGGTGTCGCTTATATGGACCCTAAAGACATGGCGAAGTTAGGCGTTGCTAATTGGGACACCGTGAAAGTGACCACAGATTGGGGAGAAGTAATAGTATCTGCTGTTCACTCCAGAGACGCACCTCACGAAGGAACTATATTCATACCAAAAGGACCATGGGCCAACGTAATAACTAGTCCAGAAACCTACTGCTGCTGTGACCCTACCTACAAAGGTATCTACTGCACAGTGGAAACATCAGACGAAGAAGTTTTATTAATGGCTGACCTCATGAGAGCAGTCTACAAAAAATATGTAGATGATGAAGAAACCATCCCTGAGTTAGAATCACTCGGTGAGATGCCCGTCTACAAAAAGAAATAA
- a CDS encoding formylmethanofuran dehydrogenase subunit C, with product MKTITLTVKKKSQIALEFDELIPDKVFTWEKADFENYQVPVGNRRFPLTDYFDIEVEGTAEGPEEVKMILEGDCGRVKYIGSKMEAGEIIVNGNADLHCGAEMKGGKITVNGNAESYAGREMEGGELEIMGNTREFCGCSYIGDWRGMSGGKIILHGNAGKQLGECLSGGEIYVGGDCDILAGIHMNKGFIQIDGDVTRWPGGQMKNGNILIKGKLGILLEGFVYDSIVVDPEIDGKSFSGKYIKYNGDIAVNGKGNLYLNAEKNREYL from the coding sequence GTGAAAACAATAACTTTAACAGTAAAGAAAAAATCTCAAATAGCCCTAGAGTTCGACGAGCTCATCCCAGATAAAGTATTCACCTGGGAGAAAGCAGACTTCGAAAACTACCAGGTACCAGTCGGAAACCGAAGATTCCCACTAACCGACTACTTCGATATTGAAGTAGAAGGAACTGCAGAAGGTCCTGAAGAAGTTAAAATGATCCTTGAAGGAGACTGCGGCCGAGTAAAATATATCGGCAGTAAGATGGAAGCCGGAGAGATCATAGTAAACGGAAATGCTGACCTGCACTGCGGAGCAGAGATGAAAGGCGGCAAAATTACCGTTAATGGTAATGCCGAAAGTTACGCCGGCCGTGAAATGGAAGGTGGAGAACTGGAAATCATGGGCAATACCAGAGAATTCTGTGGATGCTCCTATATCGGTGACTGGAGAGGAATGAGTGGGGGTAAAATTATCCTCCACGGAAACGCAGGTAAACAACTCGGAGAATGTCTATCCGGTGGAGAAATCTATGTTGGAGGAGACTGTGACATCCTTGCAGGAATCCACATGAACAAAGGTTTCATCCAGATCGATGGTGACGTTACCCGCTGGCCAGGTGGCCAGATGAAAAACGGTAACATCCTCATCAAAGGAAAACTGGGAATCCTCCTGGAAGGATTTGTCTACGATTCCATTGTTGTTGACCCAGAAATCGATGGCAAAAGCTTCTCTGGAAAATACATCAAATACAATGGTGACATAGCCGTAAATGGTAAAGGTAATTTATACCTCAACGCAGAGAAAAACAGAGAATACCTATAA
- the moaA gene encoding GTP 3',8-cyclase MoaA → MNNFKTDNFQRPIISLRISITNRCNIRCFYCHHDGIIPQEYEMTPQEIERISIISKNIGIRKIRLSGGEPLIRDDIVDIVSKISSLGFQDVSLTTNGILLEKYALSLKNVGLNRVNVSFDTLNPQTYRFITKSNYIDSVKNGIKKAVEVGLYPVKVNMVVMKGLNHDEIWDMFQFCKKNGAILQIIELLKAESCPDSDFFDDYYYDIGIIEEELNKKATDIKTRPFMQDRKKYFLEGGEIEVVRPMDNTEFCKNCTRLRITPDGKLKPCLLRNDNLVDLIEPMRKGASDETMENLFIEAINNREPYYGGC, encoded by the coding sequence ATGAATAATTTTAAGACTGACAATTTCCAAAGGCCCATTATTTCCCTGCGCATATCTATAACCAACCGTTGTAACATCCGCTGCTTTTACTGCCACCATGATGGTATTATCCCCCAGGAATATGAGATGACTCCCCAGGAAATAGAAAGAATTTCCATAATATCCAAAAACATTGGAATAAGAAAAATCCGATTATCAGGAGGGGAACCCCTCATAAGAGATGACATTGTTGATATTGTAAGTAAAATATCCTCTCTGGGATTTCAAGATGTTTCTCTAACCACTAACGGCATATTACTGGAGAAATATGCACTTTCACTTAAAAATGTAGGGTTAAATAGGGTTAATGTGAGTTTTGACACTCTGAACCCCCAGACTTACCGTTTCATAACCAAAAGTAACTACATTGACTCAGTGAAAAATGGGATCAAGAAGGCTGTAGAGGTTGGACTGTATCCAGTTAAGGTGAACATGGTGGTTATGAAGGGACTGAACCATGATGAAATATGGGATATGTTCCAGTTCTGCAAAAAGAACGGAGCTATTCTACAGATCATCGAACTTCTAAAAGCTGAAAGTTGTCCTGATTCTGATTTCTTCGATGATTATTACTACGACATTGGTATCATAGAAGAGGAGCTTAACAAAAAAGCCACTGACATCAAAACCCGCCCCTTCATGCAGGATAGGAAGAAATACTTCCTTGAAGGGGGAGAAATAGAAGTGGTCAGACCCATGGACAACACCGAATTCTGCAAAAACTGCACCAGACTCAGGATAACCCCTGATGGGAAGCTTAAACCCTGTTTACTTAGAAATGACAACCTGGTAGATCTGATTGAACCCATGAGGAAGGGGGCTTCTGATGAAACTATGGAAAACCTATTCATAGAAGCAATTAACAACAGAGAACCTTACTATGGTGGCTGTTAA
- a CDS encoding DUF2097 domain-containing protein has protein sequence MVKNLTMDCEEAIEYVKQNVKPYDKVEMSYNRVFTPGEVINVETCVLKGGRKSCTVAVHLDGDTIHSTVDIDLEKIKYDLIEVRHCPKEGEETMIVIDTCEEELE, from the coding sequence ATGGTAAAAAACCTGACTATGGATTGTGAAGAAGCTATTGAATACGTCAAACAGAACGTAAAACCCTATGATAAAGTGGAAATGTCTTACAATCGGGTTTTCACTCCAGGAGAGGTCATAAATGTGGAAACCTGCGTACTCAAAGGTGGAAGAAAGAGTTGTACCGTGGCAGTTCATCTTGATGGAGATACTATACACAGCACTGTAGATATTGACCTTGAAAAAATAAAATATGATTTAATTGAGGTCAGACACTGCCCCAAAGAGGGTGAAGAGACCATGATCGTCATTGACACCTGTGAAGAAGAATTAGAATGA
- the mobB gene encoding molybdopterin-guanine dinucleotide biosynthesis protein B, with protein sequence MKILTVAGTKNTGKTTLVTMIVKELVNRGYKVGTIKHTHHDFDLEGKDTWKHQKAGAEIVVGSGESTFFITNEQLPLETILKIMGNTRKLDYVVIEGFKFSNYPKISTTPVKDDFTIANVDVFKIKPEKIVSLVDLVEERTYGVIPGSDCGECGFENCLEMAKAIVQGKTSGKSCKMRKLMEVELYIGDKKIPLNPFVQDFIKKSIMGMISTLKTDEIEDNEGNLPPEKIELWIRNFED encoded by the coding sequence ATGAAGATATTAACCGTGGCAGGAACAAAAAACACTGGAAAAACAACTCTAGTCACCATGATAGTTAAGGAACTGGTAAACCGAGGTTATAAAGTAGGTACAATTAAACACACCCATCATGACTTTGATCTGGAAGGTAAAGACACTTGGAAACACCAAAAAGCCGGAGCCGAGATAGTGGTGGGTTCTGGGGAGAGTACCTTCTTCATTACCAATGAACAACTTCCCTTGGAAACAATACTGAAAATAATGGGAAACACCCGAAAACTTGATTACGTTGTGATTGAAGGTTTTAAATTCTCTAATTATCCCAAAATTTCAACCACCCCTGTTAAAGATGATTTTACCATTGCCAACGTCGATGTTTTCAAAATAAAACCAGAAAAAATTGTTTCCCTGGTTGATTTAGTGGAAGAAAGAACCTACGGAGTTATCCCTGGATCGGATTGTGGAGAGTGTGGTTTTGAAAACTGTCTGGAGATGGCTAAAGCCATTGTACAGGGAAAAACATCAGGAAAATCCTGTAAAATGAGGAAATTGATGGAAGTAGAACTCTATATTGGTGATAAAAAGATCCCTCTGAACCCTTTTGTACAGGATTTCATTAAAAAAAGTATAATGGGAATGATTAGTACCCTTAAAACAGATGAAATTGAAGATAATGAAGGAAACCTTCCTCCAGAAAAAATAGAATTATGGATCAGGAATTTTGAAGACTAA
- a CDS encoding TOBE domain-containing protein: MDSTKEGPQYRLKLDEKIILLNKKKFNLLKYIDECGSITQASKHSHIPYRSALKYIENLENDINKTIVSTKRGGKGGGGGSTLTDEGRKILREYRKVDSILKMHADVNEIEGEIAEIDSENKIANIYLNGNKVILPVRGNFNIGDKVLALISPDDIFVMLEPQESSVRNIFEGKITGMELKNNLVRLTVELGKTSLFVDITEYAREQLDLTLGKNIFVGFKAAAVAMVKI; the protein is encoded by the coding sequence ATGGATAGTACAAAAGAGGGACCACAATACCGATTAAAACTGGATGAAAAAATAATATTGCTAAACAAAAAGAAATTCAATCTCCTAAAGTATATAGATGAATGTGGCTCCATAACCCAGGCTTCAAAACACTCCCACATCCCCTATCGCAGCGCCCTTAAATACATTGAAAATCTTGAAAACGACATTAATAAAACCATTGTCTCGACAAAAAGAGGAGGAAAAGGCGGCGGTGGCGGAAGTACATTAACAGATGAAGGTAGGAAAATATTAAGGGAATACCGCAAAGTAGATAGTATTCTTAAGATGCATGCTGATGTTAATGAGATTGAAGGAGAAATAGCAGAAATCGATTCAGAAAATAAAATTGCCAACATTTATTTAAATGGGAATAAAGTCATCCTCCCAGTAAGAGGCAATTTTAACATAGGAGACAAAGTTTTGGCTTTGATAAGTCCCGATGATATATTTGTAATGTTAGAACCACAAGAATCAAGTGTTCGCAACATTTTTGAAGGCAAGATCACCGGCATGGAATTGAAAAACAACTTGGTAAGGTTAACCGTGGAACTAGGCAAAACCAGTCTTTTCGTGGACATTACTGAATATGCCAGAGAACAACTAGATTTAACCCTTGGAAAAAATATTTTTGTAGGATTTAAAGCAGCAGCAGTTGCCATGGTAAAAATATAA
- the fwdF gene encoding tungsten-dependent formylmethanofuran dehydrogenase subunit FwdF, producing MVSNTKEVKALDFDVTRSAEEERKLAFKDELCIGCGICEKVCPVEAIELGDIGAIVRTDADVSKICVDENKCVLCGMCSVGCPVDALEFTIDGESISDMDAYPQYLSSAEIDDETCIYCKACETACPREAITIARELPERAKLVTGEIEIDKDTCINCGICEEMCPADAITMDSKIPTSADPTVASDINIDKDKCVYCLICKKSCPVDAIMAACRSCSYGEYDLNPADSEITGSSFIDDDLCVRCGWCEEICPVDAAKVKKPFKGELTVDEDKCTTCGACVDICPCDVLSFPQPEEAGQIVEKVYKDEKYCIYCGACANVCPVEAIEVKRTDVDYTPTKSKSWKNKMESLKT from the coding sequence ATGGTTTCTAATACGAAGGAAGTCAAAGCCTTGGACTTTGATGTAACAAGATCAGCTGAAGAAGAGCGGAAGCTGGCCTTCAAAGATGAACTCTGCATTGGCTGCGGTATCTGTGAAAAAGTATGCCCAGTAGAAGCTATCGAACTTGGGGATATCGGAGCCATAGTCCGAACCGATGCTGATGTATCGAAAATCTGCGTTGATGAAAACAAATGCGTCCTGTGCGGTATGTGCAGTGTCGGATGTCCTGTAGATGCTCTTGAATTCACAATCGACGGTGAATCAATAAGTGATATGGATGCTTATCCACAATATCTGTCCTCTGCAGAAATCGACGACGAAACATGTATTTACTGTAAAGCATGTGAAACTGCATGTCCCAGAGAAGCAATAACCATTGCCAGGGAACTACCGGAACGAGCCAAACTGGTTACCGGGGAAATCGAAATAGACAAAGACACATGTATAAACTGTGGTATCTGTGAAGAGATGTGTCCTGCTGATGCCATAACCATGGACAGCAAAATACCAACATCAGCCGACCCCACAGTGGCTTCAGACATCAATATAGACAAAGACAAATGTGTCTACTGTCTGATTTGTAAAAAATCATGCCCTGTTGATGCCATAATGGCTGCTTGCCGATCCTGTTCATATGGAGAATACGATTTGAACCCAGCAGATTCGGAAATAACAGGAAGTTCATTCATTGATGATGATCTATGTGTCCGATGTGGATGGTGTGAAGAAATTTGCCCAGTAGACGCTGCAAAAGTTAAAAAACCATTTAAAGGTGAATTAACCGTTGATGAAGATAAATGTACCACTTGTGGAGCATGTGTTGATATCTGCCCGTGTGATGTTCTATCATTCCCTCAACCGGAAGAAGCTGGACAAATCGTGGAAAAAGTATACAAAGACGAAAAATACTGCATCTACTGTGGTGCATGTGCAAATGTCTGCCCAGTAGAGGCCATAGAAGTCAAGAGAACCGATGTGGACTATACACCTACCAAGTCCAAATCATGGAAAAACAAGATGGAATCCCTTAAAACCTAA
- a CDS encoding formylmethanofuran dehydrogenase subunit B, giving the protein MAYEPPITDYDEIVENGTCAFCGCNCDDLDFLVKDGHVVGVRHACRLGASKVMEDMDQRLMVPMIRDENGELQEVDWDTALDKAAELIAGSVRPIFYGWSETSIETMKHGIRLGELVGAVLDNQATICHGPSLQAVQNVGYPIATLGEIKNRADMIVYTGSNPMNSHPRHLARYSTFPRGWFRPRGRFDRTLVTMDPKYSDTAKMSDIWIGFEQNGDYGFYNAIRAALKGKKIDQDYVSGIPKEDIMELAEAMKNVQFGALYFGLGLTHTLSKQRNIDMAIEMLADLNEYTKWVLTPMRGHFNVNGFNIFMAFEMGFPYGVDFCRGYPRYMNGETNTIDLLTRKECDVFMVIAADPGAHYPGGAVKHLAEIPVIQIDLHWGPSTEIADVVLPGSFVGVECAGTSYRMDGVPIYMKKAVDKPETCRDDEWIIKELHERVKEIKAEEAAVASK; this is encoded by the coding sequence GTGGCATACGAACCACCTATAACTGATTATGATGAAATCGTAGAAAACGGCACCTGTGCATTTTGCGGATGCAACTGTGACGATTTAGATTTCTTAGTAAAAGATGGACACGTAGTTGGTGTACGACACGCCTGTCGACTCGGCGCCAGCAAAGTCATGGAGGACATGGACCAAAGGCTTATGGTGCCAATGATAAGGGATGAAAATGGTGAACTACAGGAAGTTGATTGGGACACCGCCCTAGATAAAGCAGCCGAACTCATAGCTGGCTCAGTCCGACCAATATTCTACGGCTGGAGTGAAACCTCCATTGAAACCATGAAACACGGAATTCGACTAGGTGAACTGGTAGGAGCTGTCCTTGATAACCAGGCAACTATCTGTCACGGACCATCCTTACAAGCAGTACAAAACGTAGGATACCCTATTGCAACCCTGGGAGAAATCAAAAACCGTGCAGACATGATTGTTTACACGGGAAGTAACCCTATGAACTCCCACCCCCGACACCTTGCCCGATACAGTACCTTCCCTCGAGGATGGTTCAGACCAAGGGGTCGATTCGATCGTACATTGGTTACCATGGATCCAAAATACAGTGACACTGCTAAAATGTCTGACATATGGATTGGATTTGAGCAAAACGGTGATTATGGATTCTACAACGCTATAAGGGCGGCTTTAAAAGGAAAAAAAATTGATCAGGACTATGTTTCGGGTATACCCAAAGAAGACATCATGGAATTAGCCGAAGCCATGAAGAATGTTCAGTTCGGAGCATTATATTTCGGTCTTGGTCTGACCCACACTCTCTCAAAACAGAGGAACATTGACATGGCCATTGAAATGTTAGCTGACCTCAACGAGTACACCAAATGGGTGCTAACTCCAATGAGGGGTCACTTCAATGTGAATGGATTCAACATCTTCATGGCCTTTGAAATGGGATTCCCTTATGGTGTGGACTTCTGCCGAGGATACCCAAGATACATGAACGGAGAAACCAACACCATAGATCTGTTAACCCGAAAAGAATGTGACGTATTCATGGTAATAGCTGCCGACCCTGGAGCTCATTACCCTGGAGGAGCAGTTAAACACCTGGCAGAAATTCCAGTTATTCAGATAGATCTGCACTGGGGACCATCCACTGAGATAGCTGACGTGGTGCTTCCAGGATCATTCGTAGGTGTAGAATGTGCTGGTACCAGCTACCGAATGGACGGTGTACCTATCTACATGAAAAAGGCCGTAGACAAACCTGAAACCTGCAGAGACGATGAATGGATCATTAAAGAGTTGCACGAAAGAGTTAAAGAAATAAAAGCTGAAGAGGCCGCAGTAGCTAGCAAATAA
- a CDS encoding 4Fe-4S binding protein: MELKVEQDNCLGCGVCVVACPVNVSISPEVAGGHGSKTEEVIMMVENGVIKLFSSEKCTKCGTCQMFCPTDAIWLE, encoded by the coding sequence ATGGAACTAAAAGTAGAACAAGATAACTGCTTGGGATGCGGAGTTTGTGTTGTCGCTTGCCCGGTAAATGTATCCATCAGTCCCGAAGTAGCAGGTGGACACGGATCCAAAACTGAAGAAGTCATTATGATGGTAGAAAACGGAGTAATCAAACTTTTCAGCTCAGAAAAATGCACGAAATGTGGAACATGTCAAATGTTCTGCCCTACAGATGCCATATGGCTGGAATGA
- a CDS encoding formylmethanofuran dehydrogenase subunit A — protein sequence MMEYILKNGIVYDPANNIAGEKKDVMFKDGKIVDNVSSDAKVLDVTDKIVMPAGIDPHAHVAGPKLVVGRIYRPEDSRKGVTSKTDVCRSESGFSIPSCPATGYRYSRMGYGTVTEAAMPPLEAKHTHEEITAIPNIDIAPLPLFGNNWFVLQWAKEGKIDEIAAFVASWLRITKGYGIKIVNPCGTEAWGWGGNVHGIDDPVPFFDVTAREVVRALAQANEMLGLPHSIHIHPNDLGHPGNYPTTVNTLDCVKDIEKSSGLRNQTVHLTHAQFHSYAGTSWRDVESGAKEVADYINKNKHVTCDIGQITLDETTTMTADGPMEFDLHQLNGLKWANKDIELETGSGIVPFIYSGRAPVPSFQWGVGLELFMRIKDPWQVCLTTDHPNAGPFIRYPRIISWLMSAERRQEMMDNLEVRVWSYKRTGLGTLDREYDFNEIATITRASAAKIYGYQDRGELTPGYNADIAVYDLNPNTIDPSKEPAAIEKAFGNAMYTIKDGQILVKDGEVVKVVPSHTLWTNVQGFEEQEKAVMEEVMPRFRRYYTVKFENYQVQDHFTPNPIVTDVQAGK from the coding sequence ATCATGGAATATATACTAAAAAACGGTATAGTTTACGACCCGGCCAACAACATAGCTGGTGAAAAGAAGGACGTCATGTTCAAGGATGGTAAAATCGTTGACAACGTATCCTCCGATGCAAAAGTCCTGGATGTGACTGACAAAATAGTCATGCCCGCTGGTATTGATCCTCACGCCCACGTAGCAGGACCTAAACTCGTAGTTGGTAGGATTTACCGACCAGAAGACTCAAGAAAAGGTGTAACTTCAAAAACTGATGTTTGCCGATCAGAATCAGGATTTTCAATACCCAGCTGCCCTGCAACTGGATACAGGTACTCACGAATGGGTTACGGAACAGTGACTGAAGCAGCAATGCCTCCTTTAGAAGCTAAACACACCCACGAAGAGATAACGGCCATTCCTAACATAGATATTGCTCCACTCCCATTATTTGGTAACAACTGGTTTGTATTGCAATGGGCTAAAGAAGGAAAAATCGATGAAATAGCTGCATTCGTGGCTTCCTGGCTCAGAATAACCAAAGGTTACGGAATAAAAATCGTAAACCCCTGCGGAACTGAAGCATGGGGTTGGGGAGGAAACGTACACGGAATTGATGACCCTGTACCCTTCTTTGACGTAACAGCCAGAGAAGTTGTTAGGGCTCTTGCACAGGCCAACGAAATGTTAGGACTACCACACTCCATACACATACACCCCAACGACCTGGGACACCCAGGAAACTACCCCACCACTGTAAACACCCTGGACTGCGTTAAAGACATCGAAAAAAGCAGCGGTTTGCGAAACCAGACTGTACACCTCACTCATGCCCAGTTCCACTCCTATGCTGGAACCAGCTGGAGAGATGTTGAATCAGGTGCCAAAGAAGTTGCAGATTACATAAACAAAAACAAACACGTAACGTGTGATATAGGTCAGATCACTCTGGATGAAACCACCACCATGACCGCTGACGGTCCTATGGAATTCGATCTGCACCAGCTGAATGGTCTTAAATGGGCTAACAAAGACATCGAACTGGAAACAGGATCAGGAATTGTTCCATTCATCTACTCCGGAAGAGCTCCAGTTCCATCCTTCCAATGGGGTGTAGGACTTGAACTGTTCATGAGAATCAAAGACCCCTGGCAAGTATGCCTGACCACTGACCACCCTAACGCTGGGCCATTCATCCGATACCCCAGAATCATCTCCTGGCTCATGAGCGCAGAACGCAGACAGGAAATGATGGACAACCTGGAAGTACGGGTATGGTCATACAAACGAACCGGACTGGGAACCCTAGACAGAGAATACGACTTCAATGAAATAGCAACCATCACCAGAGCTTCAGCAGCCAAAATCTACGGATACCAGGACAGGGGAGAATTAACCCCAGGATATAATGCAGACATAGCTGTCTATGACCTGAATCCCAATACAATAGATCCATCCAAAGAACCAGCTGCCATAGAAAAAGCCTTTGGAAACGCCATGTACACCATCAAAGACGGTCAGATCCTGGTAAAAGATGGAGAAGTTGTTAAGGTCGTGCCTAGCCACACTCTATGGACCAATGTACAAGGTTTCGAAGAACAGGAAAAAGCTGTAATGGAAGAAGTCATGCCAAGATTCCGACGTTATTACACGGTTAAATTCGAAAACTATCAGGTACAGGACCATTTCACACCTAACCCAATTGTGACAGATGTCCAGGCAGGCAAATAA
- a CDS encoding ATP-binding cassette domain-containing protein, translated as MISLFLNIKDLSVDLQDFHLQNVNLKVKEGDYYVLIGPTGSGKSVLLETIAGFYKPYHGQILLEGNDITPLNPEDRDISIVYQDYVLFPHMDVFENIAYGLKKKNKGDKSLLESRVNEMAEKLKIDHLLKRNIKTLSGGEMQRTAIARSLIVEPKLLLMDEPFSAVDVNTHAYLTTLIKNVIEEYQTTCIHVTHNFNDVYNLAEQVAVMKDGKILQQGTLHDVFSRPSDDFVANFVGVHNVFKGQIVGHDKSLLKIRINHDIIIHSSDAFEQYSSDKTDVMVAIRPENIIFSNEPFISSVRNQLKGVVKDLFEVGHTVWIEVQVGGVTFRGVLTPNSCESLGIQREKEIYLSFKSLNVNLMEYHNDAYSSI; from the coding sequence ATGATCAGTCTGTTTTTAAACATTAAAGACTTAAGTGTTGATTTACAAGATTTCCACTTGCAAAACGTTAATTTAAAGGTAAAAGAAGGAGATTATTACGTTTTAATTGGCCCTACCGGATCTGGTAAATCTGTGCTACTGGAAACCATTGCCGGATTCTACAAACCTTATCATGGTCAGATTTTACTGGAAGGAAATGATATTACCCCTCTAAATCCGGAAGATCGTGACATTAGTATAGTATATCAGGATTATGTTCTTTTTCCACATATGGATGTTTTCGAAAACATAGCATATGGTCTTAAGAAAAAAAATAAAGGCGATAAATCATTGTTAGAGTCCCGGGTAAATGAGATGGCTGAAAAACTTAAAATCGACCATCTTCTTAAACGAAATATAAAAACACTCAGTGGTGGAGAGATGCAACGGACTGCTATTGCTCGTTCTCTGATAGTTGAGCCGAAATTGTTGTTGATGGATGAACCCTTCAGTGCGGTGGATGTTAACACCCACGCCTACCTAACGACACTAATTAAAAATGTAATTGAAGAGTATCAAACCACTTGCATTCATGTCACTCATAACTTTAATGATGTCTACAATTTAGCTGAGCAGGTGGCAGTTATGAAGGATGGTAAAATTCTTCAACAGGGCACCCTACATGATGTTTTCTCCAGACCATCAGATGACTTTGTGGCCAACTTTGTGGGAGTGCACAATGTTTTCAAGGGCCAAATAGTAGGCCATGATAAATCACTGTTAAAAATAAGGATTAACCATGATATAATTATCCACAGTTCAGACGCCTTTGAACAGTATTCCTCTGATAAGACAGATGTGATGGTGGCAATAAGGCCAGAAAACATCATATTCTCCAATGAACCATTCATATCATCTGTTAGAAACCAGTTAAAAGGTGTGGTTAAAGACCTGTTTGAAGTGGGACATACTGTCTGGATTGAAGTTCAAGTGGGAGGTGTGACATTCAGAGGAGTTTTAACTCCTAATTCCTGCGAATCACTGGGAATACAAAGAGAAAAAGAAATTTATTTAAGTTTCAAGTCTTTGAATGTGAATTTAATGGAATACCATAATGATGCTTACAGTTCCATTTAA
- a CDS encoding DUF2097 domain-containing protein — MEEEIFLKPDETIEYLKDNVQMHDILEISYNRIYAPGEVLGLEMEEEHGEEFLQVTLHLTGELINQTVKINMHAIKDDLIEIIHTQGDASKVIVVED; from the coding sequence ATGGAAGAAGAAATATTTCTAAAACCCGATGAAACTATAGAATATCTCAAAGACAACGTCCAAATGCACGATATTCTCGAAATTTCTTATAACCGTATTTATGCTCCTGGAGAGGTCTTAGGACTCGAAATGGAGGAAGAACACGGTGAGGAATTTCTTCAGGTCACTTTGCACCTAACTGGAGAACTGATCAACCAGACAGTGAAAATCAACATGCATGCCATTAAAGATGACCTTATTGAAATAATACATACTCAGGGTGACGCATCTAAGGTCATCGTGGTGGAAGATTAA